The genomic stretch ACTTCGTGGATCCAGTCAGGCAGAAGAGCCCCCTGCTGTTTGAGTTTACTGTCTCATTTACCTTTTCTTATTTATGCTTATATTAGTTTTCGCATTTCCCAGACTTATTTTATATTATCTCATTTGGTACATTTTCAAATTATGTTAGCACTTTCATATTTCCATATATATTTTATATGTGTGTTTATTTCCTTTATATTCATATTATAGTCTAATAGtattatttatttgtttgtttgtttgtttaatgtttaaattttatttttataaattgTGCAAGCTTTATTCTATCAGGAAAAAACAATGAAATTGCTATCCGGATCCCCAGACCAAAAAGAGCATGGAGAATCCCATACCAAAATCTTCAAATTTTGGGCCATCTCAGTTTTGcccttgtggcgcccgccatagaccctatggcgcccgccacggCGTCTGGTATATGCGGGACAGATTCAATTAATTCACCATTTTTTACCATTCAAACttccaaaacccattttttcctCTTCCAAAAACTCCCTTGAACCCCATAAAAGCTCCTACATCCATAATCTTCCCACCATACAATTTACCTTTCCAACTTCCATTTTGGACTTTTACGCAAGGAAAATTGTCATCAGGAACTATTTACAGTGGATTTGAattgaataccaaaggtttccctctgaggacttagggggaaataatcttaagattcggtaattaaaataatattcagtactaaggagatatacactcaaggggTCATTACAGGAGATATTTACACACCTACCTTGGCATATCATATTAacttgtgaaaatatttatttgttatATTTTTCCTTACAGTGAATTCTTCAAAACCATAACTAtaacttttgttcaattgagtgaCTATTTATGTATATATTGTtgcgcaatcctcgagatcgatctttgggaaacttccctcttattactacatcggcgaaaatagtacacttgctatttttccgatcaagtttttggcgccgttaccggggattgccaaatataagtttaaaattatctcaattgaaattttgttgctctgtaactaaaatttaattaccgtattttgaatattttatttcgattatatcaactaatatgtgtttgatatttgtatgcgaggtaaggcctcagctgattttccttttgatgcagaaatcgagagaaccttGAGGGCAAGACTCTGACAAGCTCGATTAGCCAGATTGGAATCAGACGAAGAACAACTTCCCATCCATTCAAGCTCAGATTCAGGTTCCGATAGAGAGATCGAAACTATGGCTGATGTTCCACCGCCAGCCGAAAGACTGTTGGGAGACTACGGGGGGGCTAATGCTTAAACCGGAAGATTAACGattgtcaaccaaccagtgaaTGTGGCTAATTTCCAGCTGCACCCGAGTACCATTAATCAGCTTGAAAGGAAGCATTTTACTGGAAAAGTGAATGAAGATCCAAACAAGCATTTGCAGaggtttctgaccatgagcaacaCTCTAAAAATTGATTGTCACACTGAAGAAGCCAAGAAGTTGAGAATGTTCCCATTTACCTTAGCGGAAGAAGCTGAGGAATGGTTTTATTCTTTACCTGTCGGGAGCATCACAACTTGGGAAGAAATGGAAAAGGCAttcctgaatgagtattttccagcgtCAGTATTTCTGCGGaagaggtatgaaattctgaattttaagCAGAAGGATGGGGAAACTTTGGGAGATGCCTATAAGAGATTCAAGAGAGTCCTAGTAGcctgcccaactcataatatggatgctaccgaacaaatgcagatgtttgtgaatggTCTAAAAATAAAGACCAAACAACTAATTGATACCACAGCCGGTGGttccacaaatttttcaacagccaccggtatcaagaagatcattgaagcTATTATTGCTAATGAGCACATGGAGTTGTATGATAGGTGTCAAAGCAAACCAGAAGGGGTGATAGATTTAAAGCTGGAAACTAATAAAATTCGTATTTAAGACACTATAGCTGCTGAAGTTGATAAGAAACTGAAGGCAATGAATATAGGCACACACCCGGTAGCACAGATCCAACCGGTCCCTATTGTATGCTGTGAGATTTGCAGTTGTCCTCACCAAATGTGTTATTGTTTTGCGACTCCTCAAAAGGTGGAAGAaatcaaattcttgaagcaaaataatccttactccaacacatacaacccgggatggaaaaatcatcctaatttctcaTAGAAAGATCAAAAAGGAACCGCCCCTCGACATGGTCAATACCAAACTCAATATCAccaacaacagcagcaacaagCCCCTAAGAAAGTTGATTGGGAATTTGCTATTGAGAGAATGGCTGCCCATAATGTCCAATTTCAAGAAGAAACCCGGAACAATCAAAAAAATACCACGGCATCTATAAAGAATCTTGAAGTCCAAATGGGGCAAATCGCTCAGCAACTAGCTTCAAGTTCTTAAGCACAAGGTGCTCTACCTAGTGCAACCGTGACAAATCCTAGAGAGCATAATAGTGTGAGTGTTGTAACAACCCGAAGGGGTAAATCTGAGGAAGTTGTTGAGGAAGTTGATGAAGAGAGAGACCAATTGATCGAAGTGGACCTTGAGATCAAAGAAAATTAAGTGGTTAGAGAAGAAGTAGCAGCACCGAAACCAATGGTGAAAGAAATAGGCATTGAGCCCAAACCGATTGTTAAACTCCCATTCCCCACTCGGAACAAGAAAAAAAGGGCAACATGAGAATTTTGTTGAAAAGTTCTTAAAGCTGTTCAAGAAGCTGGAGATTAATATTCCGTTGTTGGaggcacttgaacaaatgcctacatatgcaaagttcatgaaggatatcATTTCTAAGAGGCGTACCGCCGACACTAACCCAATTATCCTCaccgaaacttgtagtgctattttacagggtatgaagattccgaTCAAAAAGAAGGATCGCGGAGCTGTCACTATCCCATGCACTATTGGAGATAGGTCATTCAACAAATCTCTGATTGATAtgggagctagtgtgagtctcaTGCTGTTATCTATCTACAAAAAGCTTGGTATAGGGGATgtgcaagataccagaatgacactcCAATTTGCCGATCATTCGGTCAAGAAACCGTATGGCATTGTTGAAGACGTTCTGGTAAAAATTGATAAGTTTGTTTTTCCAGTGGATTTTGTCATTCTCaaaatgccggaagatgaagagatcccTCTCATTTTGGGGAGACTCTTTCTGGAGACGGGACGGTGCTTAATAAACATAGAAGAAGGAACAATGACACTGAAAGTTTATGATGAAGAATTAAAAATCGATGTTTGAAACACCATGATGTACAAGGATGATATTTGTACAAGTCACACTATAGAGGTTTTGGATCAAGTGATGACATTTGATAACCTTCTGCCTACACCTCAGTCACCTCTGGAGAGAGTGTTGAGTTTGTCCATTTTCGAGTCGGATAAAGAGGTATATAACGGGGACTCTGAAGTGCTTGCCTTGTTGGACGCGCAAACCCCGTGGAAAGGATCTAGACCACGTCGGTGGGAAGATTTGCGCTTACCTCCATCTAGTGAGGAGAATGAAGAACTTAAGAAGGAAACAGAGTTGAAACAACTTCCAGACAActcaaatatgtctttctcgAACCTGAAGGGAAATGTCCTGCTATCATAAACTCGAGCCTTCAGGACATCCAAGAAGAAAAGCTCATCCAAGTCTTGTTAAAGTACAAAACTACTATTGGATGGAAAATTGAAGATTTGAAGGGTATTAGCCCTACTGTTTGCATGCATAAAATATTAATGGAATACGACCACAAGCCAGTAATCCAACCGCAGAGGAGACTTAACCCGACAATGAAGGAAGTGGTTCGGAAAGAGGTGGTTAAGCTGTTGGATGCAGGTCTTATATATCCCATTTTATATAGTCCGTGGGTGAGCCCAGTGCACGTTGTCCTAAAAAAAGGGGGCACAACCGTGATAAAGAATTAAAAAATGAGCTAATTCCCACACGGACAATAACCGGGTGGCGCATATGTATTGATTACAGAAGATTGAACACAACAACgaggaaggaccatttccctttTCCATTTAGTGACCATATGTTAGAGAGGCTGGTCGGGCATGACTACTACTAttttctagatggatactctgggtataatcagattgCTATAGCACCAGAAGACCAAGAGAAGACGACATTCACCTGCCCGTATGGTGtttttgcttaccgaagaatgccaTTCGGATTGTGTAATGCCCTGGCCACCTTTCAACGATGCATGACGTCCATTTTTGcggacatgctcgaaaagcatatggaagtcttcatggatgacttctcggtgtttggaTCCTTATTTGATAACTGTTTGACTAATCTCTCTCTTGTGTTAGACATGTGCCAGAAAACCAATCTAATTCTGAactgggagaaatgtcatttcatggttCGCGAGGGGATAGTTTTGGGACACAAAATTTCAtataaaggaattgaagtagaccAAGCGAAAGTAGAAGTGATCTCTAAACTCCCACCCCCGGTGAATGAGAAAGGCATCAGGAGTTTCTTAGGACACGCAGGTTTTTACCGTAGATTTATAAGAGATTTCTCAAAAATTGCTAAACCACTAACCACTCTGTTGGTTAAAGATAAGGTGTTTCTGTTCAACAACGAACGCACCATGGCATTTGAGACATTGAAAAGCAAGTTGATTTCTTCACCCATTGTTATTGCCCTAGATTGGTCTCTACCATTcgagatcatgtgtgatgctagtgatatTGCTGTAGGGGCAGTTTTAGGACAATGAAGAGAGAAGTTGTTACATGTCATCTACTATGTGAGCCACATCTTGAGCCCAACACAGATGAACTACACAACCACTAAAAAAGAGTTGTTAGCCGTAGTTTACGTGTTTGACAAGTTCAGGCAGTATCTGTTGGGATCAAAGGTTATAGTGTATACGGATCATGCCCCTTTAAAATATTTGTTTGCCAAGCAAGACTCTAAGTCGAGACTCCTCAGGTGGATCTTACTGCTACAAGAATTTGATATTGAGATCCGAGACAAAGGAGGGTGTGAAAACACAATGGCGGATCATTTATCCTGCATGTCACCTATTGAAGAAACATAAGAAAAGAGACCGATAAAGGATGAGTTCACTGATGAACACATACTTGTTGTTATCGATATTCCGTGGTTCACGGACTACGCGAATTATTTGGTGGGGGTGTAATCCCCAACCATTTTGATTCTAACAAGAAGAAAAATTttgttcatgattgcaggttttacttATGGGATGACCCATTCCTTTACAAAAGAGGAGTGGATGGACTGATCAGAAGATGTGTCCCGGAGGAGGAGCAAAGAGATGTTCTTAGAGCTTGTCATGATTCGGAATATGGAGGACATTTCAGTGGAGACCAAACAGCATCCAAAGTTCTTCAATCAGGTATATATTGGCCTACTCTATTCAAAGATTCCTAGGACATTGTCAAAGGATGCATAGGGAATATCTCAAAGAGAAATCAAATCACATAAAATGCTATGTTGGAGGTTGAATTGTTTGATGTCTGGGGAATAGACTTTATGGGGCCATTCCCATCATCTTGTGGAAAAAATTATATCTTGGTAGCAGTTGACTATGtatccaagtgggtagaagcTGTAGCATTACCTTCCaatgatgctaaagtggtggtgacatttttgaaaaacaatatttttttgaGATTTGGAGTGCCAAGAGCACTTATCAGTGACGAGGGTACCCACTTTTTGAACAAATTGATGGAAAACTTGCTGAAGAAGTATAATGTTAAACACAAGATCGCCACTCTGTATCACCCTCAAACGAGTGGCCAGGTCGAAGTATCCAACAGGCAAATTAAGCAAATATTGGAAAAGACTGTGTGTGCATCTAGGCAGGATTGGGCACTAAACTTAGAAGATGCACTATGGGCTTACAGAACAGCCTTAAAAACACCCATAGGGATGTCCACGTATCAGTTGGTgtatggtaaagcttgtcacttGCCATTAGAGTTGGAACACAAAGCATTTTGGGCGTCCAAATTCTTGAATTATGACCTGGCCAAAGCAGGCGAGTCCCGCATCCTTCAGCTCCATGAGTTAGAGGAATTTCGTAATGAAGCATATGAAAATGCTAAGATATACAAAAAACGGACAAAGAAATGGCACGATCAGAAGCTGCAGAGAAAAGAGTTTGTCGAGGGATAGTTAATGCTCTTGTTCAACTCTAGATTAAAGCTTTTTCCAGGAAAATTGAAATTTAGGTGGTCTGGCCCATTTTTGGTGCATAAAGTGTTTCCCCATGGAGCAATCGAACTGAATAATCCAAATAATGGGGAAACTTTCAAAGTAAATGGACAACGGTTGAAGCACAACTATCAGGGACAGAAAAGTGGTCTGATTGAGAATGTTCGTCTCCAAGGATGAGGGTGACGACCGTTGAGCGATGCGACGTTAAACACGGCacttcgtgggaggcaacccacgcggTTTATTTAACTATTTTCTAGTTTGGTTTGTCTATAGGTTCACTCACAGGTTCGTTGTTGCACCTCACATTCAGAAGAGAAAGGTTGACTTAGATGATTGAACATCGAAAGAACAGAAAAAATCTGAAAACGAAAAAAAAAGTCGGAAAATTCTGAAAAAACAGGGCCCTGACATGGGCGCCCATGTCAGGAAAAgcaaaaaaaatcaatttttttacAGTGGGCTGACaccgcccgtgtcagctgacacggcccgtgtccGCCCTACTGAACCAAGCCTCAAATTCCAGTGGCCTGTTGCTTGTTgtgactatatataaaatatagtctatcgggtacttgactgcaagtgcacagtccagtcgctttagttttaaaagatatcgatcccacagggacctatggtcaaactagtgttactaacgtcactatgtttagctaagggaattgattagtagaagttcgggGGCAGAATAGTAAATCTAGGGGAAATttagttttaagaaagaattgatggaaggaatcagtatgcaacgcattaattgtcagggattcgataagtcatcggtgaatagtttaaatgccaaatatctctcagtagaaaatatttatttaaaaagctttatctcacactctcgtgattgttgattcggcctatatctttaagtcagaatgtacgctctcgctgtcccatttgaagttaaaattactttttgaaaataaataagttctaattgcttttaaagtgctctcgctgtttttaaactcaatgcctaatttttactatccagctcaagcctcacgctctcgcaattgttggttctcaccttagttaatttcccactctcgtgacagaatcgtattaaatagcttctcacgcttttgtgataaagttaattaaatttagaATAAAAACTTCAGCCTgaaagattgtttgagaaaaagagttttcaccgattattattaaatcccatctaattaatttgctacataccgatacaagtaatttagccggacatgttaaataaggcaaacacaaagcataaacagatcaacattgcggcaaacataattataataataattgggcaataaaaataataatccaataaaaacctggcaatcgaagtaacagagtatagcgaatcttgaagtacttgagcagtcctccacaagtcggtaggcttctgcttcttcaatacaacatgcttactaaaattaaataaagtgtagtagttcctgtagcggggtattcgttaccattagagatattgactaaatccaaggtaaatcatacaagtcgagtcgccaccgcacttctatttatccaaaggaatggttagaaagcgaacaaaaacctaaaagttttatcgaatcaaaaactagtaaaaatgtcagagatctgggtaaggggttggttatgcaatgggaaggtattaggcacccaaagcatcctaggtactcctagggagccctttgcacatttgttgcaaaggttgttgttttttttttaaaaatttatttgtgcaaacatgattgaagggatgacaaaaacgtgtatgtttatctaatgtactacttactaaaagaagggtaaaaagaaaatgactcgcacggacgtcgcatccactgcatacgtatctcatctgaatctgagaatcagagtcttcatagctcggctacctatgggttaaagaggagtgtgtttggggtgaacgacgttactacgcaatctaccggatgctcgacctttggagacttactcgcctgtagtagaaggagataacgtgttcttaggagaagaaaaaccaatgagtttggggtgtttggggatgctcatgcaaaaaggcagtcctagatgaatgaaccgcgctaccttaaatgacatgccgcgagaggctatacgaaacctaagaaatcggtaacatgcgggaaaagtaaagggatcgagagatctaccgtacggataaagatccaaagcaacagcaattagataaataagaaacccaaagactcttccaagctaaacaccatcaaagaaagtgagtcagtacaggtaatcggaatagacctccaggcggtaccccaca from Lathyrus oleraceus cultivar Zhongwan6 chromosome 7, CAAS_Psat_ZW6_1.0, whole genome shotgun sequence encodes the following:
- the LOC127104087 gene encoding uncharacterized protein LOC127104087 — encoded protein: MPTYAKFMKDIISKRRTADTNPIILTETCSAILQGMKIPIKKKDRGAVTIPCTIGDRSFNKSLIDMGASVSLMLLSIYKKLGIGDVQDTRMTLQFADHSVKKPYGIVEDVLVKIDKFVFPVDFVILKMPEDEEIPLILGRLFLETGRCLINIEEGTMTLKVYDEELKIDV